One part of the Dyadobacter sp. 676 genome encodes these proteins:
- a CDS encoding glycosyltransferase, producing the protein MRFYAPVVLFCYNRPLHLRQTVESLQTNALASESELFVFSDGPKREQDAQAIREVRQFLTGIKGFKKITIFEAEKNKGLAASVIEGVGQVLSQYPKAIVLEDDMLSTSDFLSFMNQALDVYAQREDIFSVSGYTPPVQFPQNYPHGVYLVPRASSWGWGTWAHKWAKADWQVTDFAALKNDPGKQKAFNRGGGDLWPMLAKQQQGIIDSWAIRWTYSQFRNQAYGLYPVHSKIRNIGTDGSGTNFTFKSSGYGQEMIEGNVAMPADLMPDENIIRIFKDYYKLPFLLKIKNRVKYGI; encoded by the coding sequence ATGCGCTTTTACGCCCCTGTTGTTCTTTTTTGCTATAATCGTCCGTTACATTTGCGTCAGACTGTGGAAAGTCTGCAAACGAACGCATTGGCTTCCGAAAGTGAGCTCTTTGTGTTTTCCGACGGACCGAAACGCGAGCAGGATGCGCAGGCAATCCGCGAGGTAAGACAGTTTCTTACTGGGATCAAAGGCTTTAAAAAGATAACAATTTTTGAAGCCGAAAAAAATAAAGGCCTCGCCGCCTCGGTCATAGAGGGGGTCGGTCAGGTGCTTTCCCAATACCCGAAAGCGATCGTACTCGAAGACGACATGCTCAGCACTTCGGATTTTCTTTCGTTCATGAACCAGGCGCTCGATGTGTATGCCCAACGCGAGGACATTTTTTCCGTCAGCGGCTATACTCCGCCTGTTCAATTCCCTCAAAATTATCCGCATGGCGTATATCTTGTACCACGCGCGAGTTCGTGGGGGTGGGGCACGTGGGCGCACAAATGGGCGAAAGCCGATTGGCAGGTGACAGATTTTGCGGCCCTGAAAAACGATCCGGGGAAGCAGAAAGCATTCAACCGCGGTGGCGGGGACCTCTGGCCCATGCTCGCCAAACAGCAACAGGGGATAATCGACTCCTGGGCGATCCGCTGGACTTATTCGCAGTTCCGGAATCAGGCGTACGGACTCTACCCCGTCCATTCCAAAATCAGGAACATCGGAACCGATGGCAGCGGGACTAATTTTACATTTAAATCGTCGGGATATGGTCAGGAAATGATCGAGGGGAATGTCGCTATGCCAGCCGACCTCATGCCGGATGAAAATATCATCCGGATATTTAAAGACTATTACAAGTTGCCATTCCTTTTAAAAATAAAAAACCGGGTCAAATACGGCATTTGA
- a CDS encoding FkbM family methyltransferase, with product MYWLRYLLKEPYHALSSAPNREFMGLLFKYGNRPRYQLTEVAFNGFRLNVPDAMSFLWQHKEIFADEFYYFETTQPQPVIFDCGANIGMSVLYFKKLYPHARLLAFEAEPAIASLLRRNLEANGVNDVEIIDKAVWTNEDGIWFGSESADSSSIYSTSQKRKIDSIRLKGYLKKETRIDFLKIDIEGAEIDVLNDCRGSLAHVQNLFVEFHSYIGNPQGLADVVKIFEENGFRYYIDTNQHRLRPFVNHRYRGNDVMDLQLNIFGWRE from the coding sequence ATGTACTGGCTTCGCTACCTGCTTAAAGAACCTTACCACGCGCTCAGTTCCGCCCCGAACCGGGAGTTTATGGGGCTGCTGTTTAAATACGGCAACCGCCCGCGCTACCAGTTGACCGAAGTGGCGTTCAATGGTTTCAGGCTGAACGTGCCCGACGCCATGTCGTTTCTCTGGCAGCACAAGGAAATTTTCGCAGACGAGTTCTATTATTTCGAAACAACACAGCCACAGCCTGTTATTTTCGACTGCGGAGCGAATATTGGAATGAGCGTTCTGTATTTCAAAAAACTATACCCCCACGCAAGGCTCCTTGCGTTCGAAGCGGAACCGGCGATCGCGTCGCTGTTGCGGCGCAATCTGGAAGCCAATGGGGTTAATGATGTGGAAATCATCGACAAGGCTGTTTGGACTAACGAGGACGGTATCTGGTTCGGCAGCGAGTCGGCGGACTCATCCTCTATTTACTCCACATCCCAAAAGCGCAAAATCGATTCCATAAGACTCAAAGGATACCTGAAAAAAGAAACGAGGATCGACTTCCTGAAAATCGACATTGAAGGAGCGGAAATCGATGTCCTGAACGATTGCCGCGGCTCGCTTGCACATGTGCAGAACCTGTTTGTGGAGTTTCACTCCTACATCGGCAACCCGCAAGGCCTCGCCGACGTAGTGAAGATATTCGAAGAAAACGGCTTCCGCTATTATATAGACACCAACCAGCACCGGCTTCGCCCGTTTGTGAACCACCGCTACCGGGGTAACGATGTGATGGACCTTCAACTGAATATCTTCGGTTGGCGCGAATAG